The sequence AAAAGAAATGGCAGTGACTGTGTAGCAGTGTCCTTCAAGACTTGAGAAGAGACTGAAGATCAGCTCGTGACTTGATTCTGAGTGTCTTGAACACAAGCGATGTCTGACTTCCTCCTGAACTGAACCAGAAAACTAGAAAAACACATTTAGTTTTTTGATCTTGGAGAATAGACAACTCAaaagatgagactttgtttcatatcaaaTGTAAGAAAGAACAACCCTTGCTTGAACTTTATAAATTACTTtctgttctgtttattattagtttttagttttatttccttaaatTAGATTCATGTCTGTTCTGGAAGCTCCTGACACCAAGATGatttccttgtgtgtgtaaacacttggaAATGaatctctttctgattctgagagTGAGAATGAAGCCTAACTATCAGATGCACTTATTTATTCTTCATCACAAGATCCCATAATATTATCAGGGTTTGATTTAGTTTCTGGTCAGATTGCTGAAACTGATGCAGACTGTAGCTTTAGATTCACAAGAGCTTTCTAGTTTTGTGTGCACTTTAAATCAGATGgcatataaaaatgataaaatgtattcagttaaaagcccttgctacgtgtactgtgttaagctaactgagacttgttatagcacttatatttcattgctcttttgttgtttttgattgcttccattgtcctcatttgtaagtctctttggataaaagtgtctgctaaatgtaaaagttaaaagtaagatttctgtatttctttgtgtgcgcatatttttataaatgttgtttttatttttttgtatatgttgATTTGTTGTCAAAGTCTATCTCTATATTATAAAGTTATATTTGTGTGCCACATATCTCTCAGAACTTTGACTGgtcaagtttattatttttttttaactcacaaGGTAAGACATTTAATAACCTCTTCCACTCAACAATTCAATGCTATAATTGCAGAAATatagtaatttaatttttatttttatttttggctgtgGAATATTGGAATATTGGTAAAACGCAGTAATGCACCGGTGATGACACAGTAAGCAGGGTGTTATATATTGTGGCACTAACCCAACCAAACACAACAGTGGCCAAAAGTGATGTGTGGATTTTAATGACCCCTGCATttcactaaaaccattaaaatacaaaaacactgaGCAGTGTTCCCAACTCATTTCAATTGAAAGTAGGTAAAACTGGTCATTTAATGTTGCTAGATGActtcataatttatatttatacagatCAATGAACTCGTCTTTATGACATAATGGGACAGTCTTTGAATGTACATTAAGTTTGTCCGAGAAATTGGTTTTGATGCAAGGCTTTTGGAAAAAAAGTCTCTTAAGGGATGAGGAAGTCACTAAATATTGTGATAAAACTCACTACTGACTACAACACACGTTATTTAGATTTCATTAGTCCTCTCGTTTTTGCATGTGTTCATAATTTCTTTGTATGATAGCATGGCAAAAACAAGTTAATGGACAATTTGGctgttttcattaaattattataacaaATGAAACAACTAACCAAGCAACTATGCAATATGTTGCGCATATCATAAAAAAAGACCCTTTTACCAGGGTTTTTTGTAGAAAGAATGGTCACACGTGGCTGATTTCTTCCAGGAAGGATGGGGGGCTAACTGAGCATGTTCAGTATGAATATCATACTATAGCTCTTTCTTGACTGAAGAAATTAGCAATGTTGCAACTATCGTCTGTTTTTACTGCTTTTGTaaggagtctcttatgctcacttattttctttttaaaaataagtggttttggttttactaaaataaaacttattggttttatttcttgtttaaaaTGCTTCTCAAATGCATTCCTCAAGTCCAACTCAGTTGCTGCCGTAAGTTGGTTATCACAGCATCTGCCAAATAagggaaaacatttttattttatttttttactttaaactaaTTGTAAAAGGAAGTCATTTTCCTTTGATTGGATGCCTACTTAAAACAAAGACAAGTTCATTTCACGTTTGTACTTTTTTCCCCACATCAATCTACCCTCCATACACCATACAGATCATGCAAAAACAAATTTGTCACAACTTAGCAAAAAgcaaaaggcgggagctggtaaCATGTGGAGTCTCTGGGATTGCAGCcaaaaatgcccaactttacagcagaaaaataatttacagcctggttcaaaaaatttgtttggtctATACAGCTGATTTTGCCCTTCATGAGAGCTGtgagggggtgattttttttaataactcatccgtttaaattattttaagccttaaatttctgcataattaagggcgtggccactagagtgacaggtggattgccgctgctgtcaccgcaggcgagctaggtgggcgtggcttcagcaaccagctcccgcctttttgcccattttcgattgtccgggagagtcgcgcggtgttTGTAAACCGTAGACTGTATGTTGTAAACACGTAAATTTTACAGTTATTCCTCTGAACACATGCGTGCTGAACCGGGGCTTAGTCACTGTCAACAAAAACTCCCCTCACTAAAGTGTCACGGTTTCAAAACATGATAAcaaataatagataaataatgAACACAATTATTAAAAAGGGAACGCAGATACTTACAAGACCAAGTAGGAATGTCCTTTATTGTTTGCCTGCTGCTCTCAACAAAATTCAAAACACAACTCTGATCTCTAACTCTCATGTCTCAGTAGGACTACTATTGCCATCTAGCGGTTGAGAATTGTAATGGCATTCCTTTTGTCTAGTAGGCAGTCTAAAAAAAAGaatctgcaaaataaaaaacatagtCATAGAACACTCTTGCCAAATAAATGAGGAAGTTCAACTCTTTTACTCTGACTTGTATAGCTCAAATTTCCACAAAGAGGACTGTGAATCCATTTTTTTTACTCTGATTAAGAGCAATATTAAAAGGATTGGGGAGAATgacaaaaaaaggcaaaatacaTTTGCAAGAAATAGAAAATgccctgaaaaaaaataaaaaatgggaaGTCACCTGGAATTTATGGGTTGaactctgaatttttttttttttgagaagataTCAAATAATTGTTATTGAATGTATTTATCGAATGTATACAAGAAGGATGTCTTACTCCAACAATGAAAATTGGTATAATAACTCTACCccccaaaacaaaaaaagatataaCAAATTTAGACAATTGGAGGCCTATTACGTTGCTCTGCAACGATTATAAATTATTAGCGTCAATTAATATATGCAGAGAGATTGAAAACAGTAATTGATCTCAATCTCAGTAGGATTACTATTGCCATCTAGCGGTTGGGAATTGTAATGGCattctttttgttattttatatatgcaaggcaaggcaagtttatttatatagcacatttcgtactgTAATATCATACTGTAATATCAATAACATAGTATAATGTGTATGAATGTGACATTTCAACAGCTTGTGGGATGCATGACATCATATTATCAAATGCAAgtaaacttttaatttaaacatttaaattagcaTCATTTTGGCATAATAAATAAtgctatatttttaaataaggctgtaaaataatttaataaaatatcaaataatgcTAATAAAAATTTACTTGCATTTGATAAGAAGCTGTTTAAAGCCATTAAAGCTGCATTAAAACTGTGCATGCAAATATATGTTATATGagtaacattaaagaacatgtcTCTGAAATGCAGTGGTTTTCCAAAATGTCCCGGAACAGCAGAacttccctcatctaacacaccagAATCAGCTCCTCACTTCATCATAGCGACTTCCAGATCTGAAGAGGGTCAGAAAAGGTGAAGAGTAGGCCTAGTGAGAAAAAACTATGCATGTCAGATCCTCGTCATGCTCGGCAGCTTTCTTACACCATCCAAAAGTAGccacagactgtataaaaacaggaagCAACTTAATAACCAGCTCCGCCCATCAGCTGGTGCTGGACTTCTGTAGAGACTGCTAATGTTAGTTATCTTACTTAGATCTTGCATCCCACCTTCATTTTTGGGATTTTCTCGTTTGTTGTAAATCCCCTGCTAAACACCTCCACGAAGATTATATCATTTTTGTGCTGAAAAGCATTCTCCTGTAGTGTATTGTTTACGCTGGGCTCTGGACGATATATACCCCTAAATCCAGAGAAGGGAATTAACTTCTCAAATCAAATCGAGCATGCAGAACTCCAACATGTGAGTCATtaaactattatatattttatatatgtattatgttAATTTGTAAAAAGTAGACAAATACGTATAGTGAAgtttaaagtatttaaagtgtTTATTGTATCTACATATGACTTCTAACAGGTTAATTGTTAACTAGAAAGTGTGACTTTTAATGAATCAACGGTATTCACATAACACGAAAACCAAGCATCCTCAATCATTTACTCTTAACACTTTAATccataaaatttacaaatgccatatgtttttaaaagcaacttttttgttggttttcattaAAACTGCACCATAGTTGTGTATTCTGCTTTTAGTTTCACTCTTCTGAGTGAGAAGGTCAGACTGCTGGCATAAGTAACTGTTAATGTTACTGGACAGGTTCTGGAGTCTCACACGTGTGTCCATcagtgtccatctgtctgtctggaaCATGCTGACTTCTGTCTGTTCCTGTTGGGgtatgttgtgtgtgtttaaagaatGTGGTATCAGTTTATTGGCACAGCTTTGTTTCAGAATGAAGATAATACACTGTGTTTAAACTGTATCCTAATTTTCATCTTTTCCTAAAAAGCAGCCAATGGGTTCATAGAGATGGACTCTGACTCTATAGATTTGCCTCTCTCTGTCGAGGAGACCGGACCAGAACTAATCCAGAGTTCAGTCCcggaggatgatgaggatgatgaagaggagCAGCTTGAGGGGTCAAGAAGATAAAACGATGTGCTGGACATTCAGATTTTTCTTGACTTTGTATGACACTGTTTCTGTGAAAACTTAATAAAACTATGATTGCTAAATGAaatttcattcttttattttttacatatctaTCTTTAGATCTGTTTGCTCATCTCTAAATTAACGATTATAGGACGTTTCCTTTCAGATATCAAATAGacgtttagaagatgtctttaagatgctTAAGTTTTTCCTAAAGACGTTTATCAGATGTTtgcacacagcagatgctttccagatgaagcgatctttaacagacatcttgaaGACATACCGGTGCTATCTGTGAaagtatttgtttttcatttaatcatTAAATCGATTAAAAAAATCATCAGATAAAATCGATTAAAAAATCATCAAAACTTCAGAAAACGCCGAACCTATATgttgttaaattactgaaatatggACTTTGAAATCTCCAGGGGGGGAAAAATAGATCAAGcagtctgacaaaaaaaaaaaaaaaaaagtttcactttGTACTATAATGGTTTATTTTAAACCAAAGAACAACAAAGAGCAAGTCAATGcaaaaaataatgtgtgtgtgtgtgcaagagatTAAATACCAAACAGCTAAAGTTATGTATTTCCATACGGTGTGCGCTCTGATATCAGTCATTACGGTGTGTTTAATATTCATAAGCCTTTGCTgatgaatattaattacaattGTTGATTATTATAAAGTCCTTGATTGTTAAACGCCTCAgtagttaatattcatgagcGTAGCATGGTTATATAACCTCAAATCTCAGATGCTGTGAGCGAGTAGCTTCTTTACACAGGGGGCGTGGCCTTTCGCTGAATggtattaatattcatgaatctcTAGTAGTAGTAGTACGTTCGTGTTGTCACAAAGCGCGTGCGCGCTGACTCCGGTCGTTACGGTATCGCAGATGTGTCCGGAAGAGAGCGGCTCGACGGGTCGGTTTTGGATGCTTTGGTCGGTTTGAGGGGCGATGGGTCTGATCGCTCGCGCCCGTAAAGAATGGTTTATCATCGGTATAGTGCTCGTCATCACGTGCGCCAAGCTCGCGCCCTCCGTGGGAGTGAAAGGAGGTGAGAATCACCGGATACATTTCTGGACAGCTAAAGtctataaaaactttaaaatcagTCAATGCACAGGCAGTAAACATTATGGTATTATGATCATTCGGAAATGATCAGGATGTGCACGAATATGACAGAACAAGGGAGTGATCGATGATTATTACATGTGCATTGATATAAAGTGTTAGTAGTTATTATGTGAGATGGTTTGAGATGTCTCAATCTAAATGCATGAATTCATGATAAGAGTTGATCTGAATATGATCACGCAGTCAGTGTTTAATCGCTGTGATTGGTGTGACAGGAGGTTGATGGGTGTTTTAACTGTAGCTGTCATATTTGTGACACGTTGCAACACCCGGATCTGAATAATCCTGTTCGGAGAGGctctaaaagctttttttttagagTCAGTTTTTCCTTTTTATATATACAGGAAAACAGTATTGTCTCATTGAAAATTATGCCTTGTCTCATTGAAAATAACGCCTTGAAGTTTGAAGGTTATTtagttatagatagatagatttacaaaacattattttgaggGTACTATGATGTACATCTGTATAGATACTGGATAACTACTGTGTTTATATACTATCGTATTTATATTATACACCTATGAGAAATTGAAGAAAACCACACTTAACTATCCAAACTGTCATGCTATTGCGCTAGTGCCATTATCTTAGTGTCCCAAAATATAGTAATACCATTTTATGTTTGTAATACCTCATGCTATTATTTGCCCATGATCAATAAAGTATGTTTTCTTTAAGGTCCTCTTCGGCCGGAGATCACCATCACCTATGTTGCAGTATCTGTTATTTTCTTTAACAGTGGCTTGTCTTTGAAAACAGAGGTATGATTGTGCCTGTTTGGTTTTTGATTTTAtagagtttttaaaaaataaataaaaaagaatgtctGTTTTGCTCTGTTTTCAGGAACTTGCAAGTGCATTAATGCATGTAAAGTTGCATTTCTTCGTCCAGACATTCACGCTAGTATTTTTTCCCATCACTGTTTGGCTCCTTCTCAAAGTTCTGTCCCTAACGGCGATCAACGAATGGCTTCTCAGAGGGTGAGTGCATGTATTTTCAGTCATTTTCTTGTACACAGTCACCCTCTCTACCTGTTCGCCACTCTGTTGAATGGAGTCTCTGTCGGTAGGTTTGCGCTGAGTGTAACTGGATCTCAGAGGTCTTCGGTGTTGGCACTTTTGGTTATTTTCCTGCAAGAGAGTCATTGTGTTCACCTGCAACCTCCACACGTCCTTTCACAAGCAGAAAAAACtttcatgtttttataacatttcAGATTTTGAGTCACTACAGCACAACCATTAGCTGAAATATCCTGAAGTGcctcagggttattatagtagaGCACTGCTTGTTCTTGATTGGAAATATAGTGGGAAACAGTGAAACAAATGAGATTTAAATGCATAGTtatgtgttattatttattaacttctctctctctctctctctctctctctctctctctctctctctctctcaggttgcAGACGGTTGCTTGTATGCCTCCTCCTGTTTCCTCTGCTGTCATCCTAACTAAAGCTGTAGGAGGAAATGAGGTAAATAATGATAcatcataaaaacattacaaggAGACCTCACTATAAAATCATGATAATTTGTATAATCTATCGGAAAAAGAATAACTTTCCAACAGAACAATAACACAATTTAGTgtattgtataataaatataacatccAGCACAACCACATTACAAACACATTCATCTCAGTTTTACAATCACATTACTTCACAACAAACATGACTTTGCAAACAATCACAACTTTACGAAGAATCACATTCTAATACAGCAATCACATCTTTACAAACAATCACTTTCCAATACAGCAATCAAAACTTAACAAACAATCACATTCCATTACAGCAATCACAACTTTACAAACAATCACATTCCATTACAGCAATCACAACTTTACAATCCCATTCAAATACAGCAATCACAACTTTACAATCACATTCCATTACAGCAACCACAACTTTACAAACAATCACATTCCATTACAGCAATCAAAACTTAACAAACAATCACATTCCATTACAGCAACCACAACTTTACAAACAATCACATTCCATTACAGCAACCACAACTTTACAAACAATCACATTCCATTACAGCAATCAAAACTTAACAAACAATCACATTCCATTACAGCAACCACAACTTTACAAACAATCACATTCCATTACAGCAATCACAACTTTACAAACAATCACATTCCATTACAGCAATCACAACTTTACAATCACATTCCATTACAGCAACCACAACTTTACAAACAATCACATTCCATTACAGCAATCACAACTTTACAAACAATCACATTCCATTACAGCAATCACAACTTTACAATCACATTCCATTACAGCAACCACAACTTTACAAACAATCACATTCCATTACAGCAATCTTTACAAAACTTTACAAATGCATTTCATCAAAGTGATCATACTTTGCATGTTTCCACCTACTGCAACTTTAAAAACACACTCCATCACAATAATCACAGCTTTACAAATACATTCCTCCATGTAAGTAACAACTTACATGGAGGACAAACTGGAGCACAAATTTGATGTCTTCAAAACTTTACAAACAGACCTCACCACAAAATCATGATTACTGTTATAATCACACTTTGTTATAGAAATCATTACTTTACAACAGCACAATCACAACATTTGATGTATAATAAGAAGTAAACCCCTAGAATTTACACAATCAACCCAGCTTTCTTCCATCACAACTTAAAAAAACTCTTAATCATAACAATCATAACTTTACAAATACATTCCACCGTAAGGATAACATGTTTCAAAAACACTCAGTCACAACTATCACATCTTCACATATGTATTTCATCAAAACAGTACAAACAGACCACTACTAAACACTGTTACAATCACACTTTGTTACACAAATCGTAACTTTACAAccattataatatacagtatatttttatgtattctatgtatatatgtatataattttttttcaggctgCAGCCATTTTCAATTCTGCATTTGGGAGCTTTCTGGTAAGTCTGATAATACAGAGAGATAAAAAAGGGAGGGGGGGGACAAAAAAGCTAAGAAATTAAATCATAATGTGAGTCTCATTTCTCTGTCCGGTCTACAGGGGATTGTGTTCACTCCTCTTCTGCTGCTAGTGTTTGTGAGtataattcctcttttattttttatgtctcttCATTGTGAATGTGCTGAACAATACAAACAGTTGTATGggtgtgttctgtgtatttttGTTCTGCAGTTGAGTGTATAATTTTTTCCCACTGTATTGTTTGTGTGTTCATAGCTGGGCTCCTCTTCTTCTGTCCCGTTCACCTCCATTTTCTCGCAGCTGTTCATGACGGTGGTCGTCCCGCTCATAGTTGGACAGGCGAGTGTGTTTGTTGTTGGAGtaaattaaagcaataagccccaataATCGTGCCTAAaacccccttagctgttataaattcactgtaaaccacggcttcacaggggttattgcttttataaaacggttaaTCCATATACGTatataaaacagagcaaataaagtgtaatgatattaataaaaacagtattcttccaccagaCAATGTAGTTCCTTAGAAACAGgtgtggttccaacaaagtggttgccaagcaacacacaaatgtaaacaaaggtgtgtgtttatagagtaatttacaacagcttcaaatgtggctcaaccaatcagaatcaaggagcgGAACTCTCCGTTTTATAATATGCTTTGAATGGGTTttgatgttaaaattatttcacaCAACCTACCAAATGTCAACAAGACAGAAGTAAAATCACTTCTAATCCTCAATTAAGATTAGTTGATTTTGAATAATCTATGACACAGATTGTCTGCTTGTCAGAAACGATAACTAAAGTGCAATAGGAAAATCTAGAATTTGAAAAAAATCTAttcatgaatgaataaaaatctaaaaatgccaAATAGTGCCTGTAAGGGGAAGGATTAGGAGTTTCTGTCTTGAAATGATTCAACAGCAGGAGTTAATATGAAGATGTTTTGTGCATGTAGGTGTGCAGGAGGTTCCTGAGGGAGTTTCTGGACCGCCGAAAGCCTCCGTTCGGGACGGTGAGCAGCGTGGTTCTGCTCATGATCATCTACACCACCTTCTGCGACACCTTCTCTAACACCAACATAGAGCTGGACCATCTGAGCCTGCTCATCGTCGTCTTCATCAGTGAGTGTGTTGTGTTCGGCGCAAGAGACATTTGACTGTATCTGCTGTAAGACTGTGAAGAtatctgtgaccctggagcacaaaaccagtcttgagtctctggggtatatttgtagcaatagccaaaaatacattgcccgggtcaaaattatcgatttatGCCAGAAATCATTAGCATATAAAGTAAAGAGCgtgttctatgaatatattttgtaaatttcctattgtaaataaataaaaacttaatttgatttgattagtaatatgcattgctaagaattcatttgctgattttctcagtatttagattctTTTGCACCCTCAGAAATAGTTGCATTTCGGCCAAATATTTTCCGATCCTAACAACCCATAAATCAacggaaagattatttattcagctattTTAAGACcctcaataaataataaaagacctTTATAACTGGTTTTATGCTCCTGGGTCATGTATCGCTAACATTGttcattttttccattttcagtATTTTCCATTCAGTTGAGCTTCATGGCCCTGATATTTTTCTTGTCTACAAGGTGAGAAACATATGTTCGCAAAAACACGTTTGTTTTCTGTCATAGCGGGTCTTTCCTTGACATCTGCTGATTTAGACATTATTAGTTAGTTTTTAAGGTTTTACTTTAATTTTGTCCATTTGTTTGATCCTCACAATGTTGACGAAGCCTGATCCACTTGCTCTTTGATGTGTGGCACCACATAACTTGTGTTCATCTgtctctgtgcatgtgtgatgTTTGCAGGAAATCCTCTGGTTTCACTGCGGCCGATTCGGTAGCCATCATGTTTTGTGCGACTCATAAATCCCTCACTTTAGGTAAAACACACGCGTCTGTCTGACTAAAGCAAATATGAAGTGTTGCCTTCCTCCTCTAATTAAAAACTCGtgtttgctgtgtgtttgtgtaggtaTTCCCATGCTGAAGATCGTGTTTGAGGGTTACGAGCATCTGTCTCTGATATCAGTGCCTCTGTTGATCTATCATCCCGCTCAGATCCTGCTGGGAAGCATCTTACTGCCCTCCATTAAAACATGGATGAGCGGCAGACAGAAGGTAGTGCACGCAGAGATTTGACCAAATCCAATGAAAGTGTATACTAAAACAATGGTGAGAGAATTTAAACAGTGCATGCTGTGAAATATAAAGTTTGAAAtaggatataaactcacaattgtgagatgcAAAGTTGTTTTTGTGAATAAAGCTAATTATTTACTATATCTGAACTCAAGGCCTAAAGAAAAATGATGCATTGATATACATATAgggtattcttttttttaaatatgtctctTACAGgtaatatttttcagatttaaattctatgcacaatttttttcacttaatttttttcacTGAGCACAGTTTGGGTCAATGCATTTCATACCGTTTTCTTTTTCTCTAATTTAAATCACTAAAATGTTTTCGTCTGCTTGCCCCTAACACAATTACTAGAAGTTCACCtgagatttataaattaatatttaacaacacatttgccTGTTCCCAGTTCTCTAATgttgattaatagtcaaataaCATACAGGTAAGCAAATAAAACTGttgaaaatgtacatattttcatatttatatatgatgcatattatatataaaaataatataaatcatatatatgatTTACaagtttcttatatatatatatatatataaatataaatataaatgtatgtgtgtgtgtattcatatatacatataaataaacagtacacacacattgtaaacaaacttattttggatgcagttTCGATTAGACAGCATTAATATATCCATatacaaattaattttatataaacatattttagttttacagattaaataaattaattacagtttttaagaaatgtatttctatttttttctatttttaagttGGACCCTAATCATATCTTCAGCCTAAATGATgattattttgtgaattttccCCAAAATACATTAAGGCAGTGTGAATGAGGTTGAAAGCATCATATCTAGAATCAGAGAAATGGGTCAAATGGGCTAAAAAAAGGGGTGAAAGTTAATCTGGGTCTGTTTTAACTCTATATTTACTCCCTTCAGACTCTTACACCTGTATGAACTACACTGTCGACTGGAAGCTGTGAAACACTTGGCTGAGCCAGAATCAACGAGACCAAACCAGACGAGACAAACGCCGATCAGGTGGATGTTTGCGTGAGAGCAAGTGCCTTAACACGACCCCGGGACCTCAGACGATTCCA is a genomic window of Carassius carassius chromosome 46, fCarCar2.1, whole genome shotgun sequence containing:
- the LOC132128878 gene encoding sodium/bile acid cotransporter 7-like is translated as MGLIARARKEWFIIGIVLVITCAKLAPSVGVKGGPLRPEITITYVAVSVIFFNSGLSLKTEELASALMHVKLHFFVQTFTLVFFPITVWLLLKVLSLTAINEWLLRGLQTVACMPPPVSSAVILTKAVGGNEAAAIFNSAFGSFLGIVFTPLLLLVFLGSSSSVPFTSIFSQLFMTVVVPLIVGQVCRRFLREFLDRRKPPFGTVSSVVLLMIIYTTFCDTFSNTNIELDHLSLLIVVFIIFSIQLSFMALIFFLSTRKSSGFTAADSVAIMFCATHKSLTLGIPMLKIVFEGYEHLSLISVPLLIYHPAQILLGSILLPSIKTWMSGRQKTLTPV